CGCAGCTAGGCTTGAAATATGTTATTGTTTCTTTATTGACATTGCGGTTTAGTTTTTGGAATAACTCTGgccatatatttttaaagacgtatttttttgtaaaattgtcTAGAAAGATTGTCATCTCTTTTTAATATTTCTGAGTTGTAGAACCATTGATTTAGTTGAATAAAAGGTACATTTGAATTCATGATTATTATTAGTTATGTTGAAAGTTTGGGTTCTCACATGCGTGAATGAGAAAAGTACTAAAATGTATGATCTTCTGAGAAGTTCTCGTGTGTCAAGCTACTGACGGTGCTTCACTTGATCTGGTTAGCTAGATGGACCGTAAAAGATTGATGTCAGATCTTAACGATGATATTATCTCTACTGGAAACATGACCGgtgttaaaaaaatgataagaCTGATCTCTAAAATATATGATACAACATCGAAAAATAGACACACATCTCCCCGGAGTTATGAGCATAACAGTCCGACACATTAACACACAATTAAATGCACTCTGCATTGTCaagaatataagaaaataaaatcgaGCATTGATTAACAACTATAGTTTTAACCTAGTGATAAGTACTTGACTCTAACCATAGTACTACtagtaatattaataataattttaatataataataattaatgtaaTTGTACTAACAATTATCTCTTAGTATTCATTAAGTGTGAGCATAATGATAGCAAAACATTTGGTATCAGTATCAcgttctattttttttccttttccttttgtttttttttaattcattatttcaaatttgtagTTTAGTACTTAACTAATTTTTACAATAATGGTATGACCctcattaaatataataaattcaaattataatatgtaaaaatttcAATTACAATATGATTCgtcattatttttttctattataATACTACTCGCATTTGAATATcagtcaaattaattaaaaaattattgtaaaagTATGTACTACGTACCAAGAATCACCCGTATATATGGTTCCAATCGAAGTTTACCCTAATTTTCAACTGCTCTGCTTCCACTTGGTTTAATCATGTTCGTCAAACTATATGTCATGTCGAAGCTGGCATCAGGAAATCTGTTGAATTTCTATTTGGAAAGTGGATCGTGCTCTCTTTTCTTACCCACAAAGTTTAAATGTTTTCATAGGGGAAAATTTCACTTCATGTAGTTGGGAATTCGGAGTTatgtttcaaaaatatatttcaatttcacTAATTGAATCATCCTCTAGAATAATCATTTGGGAAATTAGTGACATATTCTAGAATCAtcttagaaaaatatatttttataattaataacacataTAGTGTAATAGTTTAGAGAGTCTAGAATAGTTTAGATAATTCTAGATAGACGATGATAACCATTAGATTGAATGTGTTGACATAATCTTAATCATTGGTTAATGAGGTGTAATTAGTATAAATAAGGATTGTATCTCTCATTTTGTATCAaaccaaaatcaagaaaaaaaataagtaataaaAATGCATGTTTCCTAGTTACCTCTTCACAAAAATTCtcttcttaattattttttttttcatttcctaaAGTTTTCAAAATCTTCTCATTCCAAAACCTAGAACCAACATCTTATCCAAAAGGTGGAGGTTCATTTGGAGATTATTGAATGATCTAGTGTTTGATGGTTGACGTGAAACCCACAACAACATATTAGTTGTCGAGAACCATCTTGTGAATTATGTCACCTATTTTTTGTTTCTTCCAAGAACATACAGACATATGACTGTACAATGAGAAgttgttaaaatatttgataggtATTACTTAGATTAACTGAATATATGTTTTTCCCAGAGTTCATAacttaaaatttctaaaattaagtGTGATTGACTTGGAGTAATTCTGAGATAAGGATGACACCCTGAGAATTTTCTCAACTTGCATGTCAATGAGAAAATAAACACATTGGAAAGACTCGTGTTGGTACAGACAACCATCAAATCGGGACGTACATCTTGAACTAGGAGAAGATGAGTGGTGTAAGGAACcatcttcttattttttttcttatgaaGAGGTGAGTCGCTTGGAGTTTGTCCGATGTCAACTGAAAATCCCACCCGAATTCAAAAGATTTTGTGGTTGAAGTACAAGACCTTCAATAAAGTCATATCTCCCAACTTTGATGTGGAATGCCTTATCACGAGTAGTCCAGTATTCAAAATTTTGGagtgtcatttttttttaaagttggtGGATATGCAGatgcattttattttatcaaattctaCAAGTAATGTAGATTTTGATTTCTGATGCAGAATTACCCTATCATTTTGGTGTTCTATTTGAAAAATGTGGAGATAAATGACATTTTCTAAAATTAGGTATGCTTGACTTGAAGCAATTATGTGAGGGATGAAACCTTGAGAAGTTTCTCAAAGTGCACGTCAATtaagaaacaaacaccttggAAAGACTCGTGACAACCGTCAAATCGGGATATACATCTTGAACTAGGAGAAGATGAGTGGTGTAGGGAACcatcttcttattttttttcttatgagAAGCTGAGACGCTTAGAGTTTGTCCGATGTCAACTGAAAACCTCACCCGAATTCAAAAGATTTTGTGGTTGAAGTACATCGACCTTCAATAAAGTCATATCTCTCATCTTTGACGTGGAATGCCTCATCATAAGTAGTccagttttcaaaattttggagtGTCATATTTTTAAACTTGGTGGATATGGAGATACACGTTATTTTTATCAGATTCTACAAGTAATGTAGATTTTGATTTCTTGGACGGAGAACTACCCTTTCATTTGTGTGttctatttgaaaattgtgGAGATAAATAACATTGTGGGTATCTCATGCGAaatcgatttcataaaatatctacTCGAACGCTCACCAACCTTTGAAGCAATGACTATAAGAGTGAGCACATATGTGTCCAAGCGAAAGGACGAAAATTACAGAAAAGATGATGAGCTATCATGAGGCTTCTGCTCAAATAACTATTATTCTTGATTTTCAAACATGAGATGCATCATTTTACGTGTTTTTTGGAACATTTACATTTCCCATTAGTCTCTCTTGACTGAAAAATTTGAGTGAAAGTTGTACATGATGGGCGAAAGATTTCCAAACTCGGGATTGTCGGCTATTTTGTAGAGgtatcactacaacaaaaatggcttttcgcagcgcgcaaattcgttttccgcagcgcacattgcacgatgcaaagttcaaagctgttgaaagtttaagattatccgcggcgtacacgtgcgcgctgttaatcttattatccgcggcgtgcacatgcacgccgttaatactattatccgcagcgtgcaatgtacgccgttaataattattgaaaaatctaattttagcgacggttttaaaatttccgtcgctactagcgacggttataaaccgtcgctatatttataTACGACAGtttttaaacggtcgctaagtttagcgacggttttaaaactgtcgatacatttagcgacggaatttcataatccgtcgctaaaaatttacttttataatttaataaaatttttaaaaaaacttacaatctaataacaatactcgtgattgttaataatatttacaaagtaagtaaaaatcgaaacaaaaaagtacaataaatcgaaactaaaatcttaaaatcgtgagaaaaattCTGAGTGTTGTGAAGAAATGGGAAGGGAATGCGAATATTTATAGACTATTAGCGACGTttgtatttaaaccgtcgcgtttgtatttaaaccgtcgctactagcgacggtttatataaaaccgtcgccgatgtaaaaCCTTGCGACGTGTATAagacaaccgtcgctaaatatagcgacgattaatgcttaattgtcgctaaatttcgcgacggttattttaaaccCGTCGCAAGGTTTTGCATCGGCGACGGTGTATTtcaaaccgtcgccaatagcgacggtttagaaataaccgtcgctaaatttaaatcggcgacggttaaataaaccgtcgctaaatgatgGCGCACCCATTCCCCACGccgtgcacgccgttaaaaaaaatttattttttttaaaaaaaatgatttactattaacagcgcacataaacatgcacgccgttaataatattattaacagcgtgcctttattgtgcgctgcgaaaagtgcataagttattaacagctcacatataactgcacgctgcggatattactatccgcagcgtgcctttaatgcacgctgttaatactgtcaagtgcaataatattaacagcgcacatatggatgcacgccgttaaaagtaatattcgcagcgtgcttttaatgcacgctgttgatgacgtgctgcggaaaatcatttttcttgtagtgtatgcACCAAAagacttcaatttattttggttATCTGTGAAAAAAGTGTATGTCAAAAGACTACAATTTGTGATATGATTTGCAGACATCAGTTTGGGTGAATATTTGGTCAGTACAGTTACCGACTGGATCGAATTTTAAATAACTGAACCGAATTTGTGTAAATTGAACAAAATCGAGTCGATATAAAATTGATTAATTCAGTCAGCAACAGAATAAccgatttaaaaaaataaaaactaaaaacaaaacaaaacgagaaaatattttgatattataaatattatttagtcatatataaaaaataataatgttttttaaaatatagattgATTCGGTTAACTCAATTTTACGTAAAAAACTGAAATCGAATCGATTTAatcgatattttttaaaactaaaatcgATTTTTCGAATTAGCCAAACCGAATTTATGAAATAACTTGAGTCGGTCGGTTAGTTTAGTTTAATTGAATTAATGCTCATCCCCAAGCGTCGATGCGTGGAGGAGAGAATGGATTGGGccaatttatttatcaaatggGCCATAACttttttgcttttgtttttttttttctttgcttttttttgttcatgatttatattaaagtttattaaaaactttttttcaatatttttagctCAAAATTATAGTATTGGAGAAAATTTGTTAGTTTTACTTAATtaagttttcatttaaaaaaacattaatttattTCCATATATAAAAAGTTTCATTTATAGAACGTAACTTTAATAATTCAAGACGTATATGATAGAGTTGCATGTATTATGTATTTTGGAAGACATTGTATATTGATTTATAACTTTTTAAGAttagaaatttatattttattatcattattactaTTAATGTaaactatatattttatcaaagtttcattaattttttaatttttttaaaatccacACTACGACCGTTTCGTAAAATGACATTGTAACTAGAACTTTAATCTACGCGACGGTTTCAACAAACCATAAAGTTGGTGACAACTCTAAAAATGTTCACTCAAATAatacctgaaaatttagaacCGAAAAATGTATGTATAGTGTCATTTTCTGATAACTTATCATATACAATCAGGGATTCAGGGCTACATTGCAATCACCTATATAATACACATTATTTCAAAGAATTCTGGCCATTATCTGTAAACATGCTGTGTCCATATTATTTTGCAACTGTATTGTCACCTTGGACCTGAGAGTTCCATGGCTTGGACAAGCAATGAAGAGTCGTCAGTAAGATCAGAATATCTTTCAGAGGAGGAGAATTCGTTGGCTCTGCATCTTGTTGTCTCGGCTTTTTGAGAAGCTTCCCATTTTTCTGCAAGCCCATCTCCCTCCAGCATCCGTACCACTTCAGACATTTTCGGTCTGTGGCTTGGAAGGTATTGTGTGCATAATAATGCTACATGCACCGTTTCTTCTAGCTCTATTCGATCATAGTTGTTTTTAAGGTCTTTATCTACTAGCATGTCAAGTTTCTTTTCTTGATGAATTTTCTTCACCTGCTCAGAATCATTGCATGTCATTAGGGATATTTAGTTGTAGAAGGCTTAGTGGCAAGAGATGTGTCTATGAACAAATACTGAAGCAAAATATAAGAGGGAAAATTTGCACTTTTACTAGATGAAATGTACATTAAAGGTTGTTTactgcatgaaaaatataattgctTTTCTGTGCTTACCCAATCAAGCATGGCTCCTTTCTGATTAGCTGCTTTGCCAAATTCCAGAGCCCTTTGACCAGTTATCAGCTCCAGCAGCAGAATCCCAAACCCAAAAACATCCGTCTTTTCTGAAGATTGACCTGTGGATAGATACTCGGGAGCTATGTGCCCTACTGTCCCACGAACTGCTGTTGTAACATGTGAATCTCGATGATCAAGAAGCTTTGCCAATCCAAAATCACCGACCACTGCCTCACAGTAATCATCAAGCAGGATATTTGCTGCCTTCACATCTCTGTGAATTATCTTCGGATCACATTGCTCATGCAGGTATAACAAACCTCTAGCTGCTCCTAATGCTATTCTTTTCCTAGTACTCCAATCCAAAGATGGTTTGGCTACAATATTAATCGGAAAAATGATTATATAAGTACATTATATATCATCCTGATAATGATTTTAGTGTAGGATTTGACTAATCTTTACCTTTGAGACGTGAAGCAACGCTTCCATTGGACATGAACGGATAAACCAGAAGTCTTTCGGTTGAAGTGATGCAGAATCCGTAAAGTCGAAGGAGGTTTCTATGAACTGCTAGACTGATCATTTCGATCTCAGTCTGGAATTGAATCTCCCCACCGACGTTATTCGCATCTTTGAGCCTTTTTACTGCTACAAGCGTTCCATCGTGAAGATAACCTTTGTATACGTTTCCGAAACCACCTTTTCCAATGATGTTCTTACTGCAAAAATTATGAGTGGCAATCTGAAGTTCTCTGAACTGAAATCTTCTCAAGTTTCCTAGGCAAAGTTCTTCGCGGTGTTGTTCTGAAATACAAAGAAACAGAGTATGTTTAGGATAACAAATTGGGTACGTAGCTGCTAGAAGTTTTGATTTGTGAATGGTCATGCAGTATTCACCATTAACGTCAAAAAATATCTGCTTGTTGTGCTTATGTCTCCACCATAGCAGGAATCCAAATCCAAGAATCAGTAAGCAGATGCATCCGAGGCTCGTCCCAAATGCTAAGGCTAGTCTGTGTCTATTTGGCCTTCCCGCTGGCTGAGGATCTTTAAGATTAAACATAACATGTGACATTTGTTTCACAGGATTTAACATGGACATGcagaaaaatctttaatggaCCAGAGTCAAATAAAATCAAAGGCTTCGTTACTATTATTTGTGGCACATCAACATCTAAGATTTAGTACAACTCTTGACATGCATTtagaataaaatttgataaactaTAATTGGCAAATAAATATGTCTGTTGAACGTATCAGAACATGTGATGAGTAGCCAGTAGGTTGTCGAAGGCGATTGCCCCTTCGAAAAAGCATATCTTTTTTGACCAAAATACCAAAAGAATTGCACCTGAATGAATTTGAAACAATACCAAATTGTTTTCTTGCATTTAGAGGTGCAAATGAGAAGATATACAAGTGAATAAGTTGTTAAATTTATAGGTAGCTCGGGATTCTTACTTCGTGAATTATTTTTCGAGAAAGACGGAGACATTGGTATAGTTCCATTGCATTCCGGCTCTTTGCCTGTTGCACATATCATCGGATTTCCTAAAACACTGTCAATACCCAAATCAAAACATGTAAATGGGctaccataattttatttatgatgATTTGGAAACTTCTATTgtccaggaaaaaaaaaagaattatatg
This genomic window from Primulina huaijiensis isolate GDHJ02 chromosome 7, ASM1229523v2, whole genome shotgun sequence contains:
- the LOC140980973 gene encoding protein NSP-INTERACTING KINASE 2-like, which gives rise to MEVIRGKDALLSVVLLSFWACATALLTPNGVNFEVQALMDIKKSLIDPHGVLNFDENAVDPCGWTIVGCSHESLVISLSIPSQNLSGTISRSIGNLTHLTKVLLQDNNISGPIPLELGRLPKLQELDLSDNLLTGEIPSSLSQLKKLQYLRLNNNNLSGAIPLALGNLTQLTFLDLSLNNLSGPVPTLLAKTLNVLGNPMICATGKEPECNGTIPMSPSFSKNNSRNPQPAGRPNRHRLALAFGTSLGCICLLILGFGFLLWWRHKHNKQIFFDVNEQHREELCLGNLRRFQFRELQIATHNFCSKNIIGKGGFGNVYKGYLHDGTLVAVKRLKDANNVGGEIQFQTEIEMISLAVHRNLLRLYGFCITSTERLLVYPFMSNGSVASRLKAKPSLDWSTRKRIALGAARGLLYLHEQCDPKIIHRDVKAANILLDDYCEAVVGDFGLAKLLDHRDSHVTTAVRGTVGHIAPEYLSTGQSSEKTDVFGFGILLLELITGQRALEFGKAANQKGAMLDWVKKIHQEKKLDMLVDKDLKNNYDRIELEETVHVALLCTQYLPSHRPKMSEVVRMLEGDGLAEKWEASQKAETTRCRANEFSSSERYSDLTDDSSLLVQAMELSGPR